From the genome of Ancylothrix sp. D3o, one region includes:
- a CDS encoding LysE family translocator, protein MQSSMTLSSIVALFCAMAVLAAIPSFSVLTVSTRAATFGFIHGVFTTLGIVAGDIVFIKITIGGLSLLAEMMDSLFALIRYLGGAYLILLGIGLCRSKVKEVEPEKIVKSSLLSCFLTGLFITLGDQKA, encoded by the coding sequence ATGCAAAGTAGTATGACATTGAGCAGCATAGTTGCATTATTTTGTGCGATGGCTGTTCTGGCTGCTATTCCGAGTTTCAGTGTATTAACTGTCTCTACAAGAGCAGCTACATTTGGATTTATTCATGGTGTTTTCACTACTTTAGGAATAGTAGCGGGTGACATTGTTTTTATAAAAATAACCATTGGCGGGTTATCACTTCTCGCTGAAATGATGGATAGCCTATTTGCTTTAATAAGATACCTGGGTGGAGCTTATCTTATATTGTTGGGAATAGGACTATGCAGGTCAAAAGTCAAAGAGGTAGAGCCGGAGAAGATAGTTAAATCTTCTTTGCTGTCTTGCTTTTTGACTGGGCTGTTTATTACATTGGGCGATCAAAAAGCCTGA
- a CDS encoding TetR/AcrR family transcriptional regulator → MSQRDRRLEVCEAAWRVIVREGLDRTSMRALAQELGCTTGVVTHYFRDKQDLILFALHQVTQSLLKVMHAQREQVLGVERLLNIMSAFLPLDVERQAILKVWLAFLGYAVGRDSLMAEHQHSAAQLREVILQELQALHSAELIRDDADLELEANALLALVNGVSLDFLIQAKHLSAEQQQQVIRRYVDEMLLTHIK, encoded by the coding sequence ATGTCCCAACGAGATCGCCGTCTTGAAGTCTGTGAAGCCGCTTGGCGAGTTATTGTTCGAGAGGGGTTAGATCGCACCAGTATGCGAGCGCTCGCTCAAGAACTTGGTTGCACTACGGGAGTTGTCACCCACTATTTTCGAGATAAGCAAGACTTGATACTCTTTGCCCTTCATCAAGTCACTCAGTCTTTACTCAAGGTAATGCACGCTCAAAGGGAGCAGGTACTCGGAGTCGAGCGGCTCTTAAACATCATGTCAGCATTTCTGCCGCTTGATGTAGAACGACAAGCGATTCTCAAGGTCTGGTTAGCCTTTTTGGGATATGCCGTTGGGCGAGATTCCCTGATGGCTGAACACCAACACAGTGCGGCTCAACTCCGTGAGGTAATTCTGCAAGAGTTGCAAGCTCTTCACTCAGCTGAACTGATTCGAGATGATGCAGACCTTGAGTTAGAAGCCAATGCTCTTTTAGCCCTTGTCAATGGAGTTAGCCTGGACTTCCTCATTCAAGCCAAACACCTCAGCGCGGAGCAACAACAACAGGTGATCCGGCGTTACGTTGACGAGATGCTATTGACTCATATCAAATAG
- a CDS encoding YkgJ family cysteine cluster protein gives MNQAQQKLLDLEQRIEVRVQDIRASRDWWPCRRGCDQCCRQLAQPPELSLQEWARIDEAVAALSATVRAEVVQKIEQLLVQIAKNIVGSHVVCPYLDENEGACRIYDARPIACRTYGFFVARNGSDYCQIIEKEVFSRTDAATDIVWGNAESIHNEIERVCGKLIPFDAHYQRSNSL, from the coding sequence ATGAACCAAGCACAACAAAAATTACTCGATCTCGAACAGCGCATAGAAGTGCGGGTGCAAGATATTCGCGCTTCTCGTGACTGGTGGCCGTGTCGTCGCGGATGCGATCAATGTTGTCGTCAGTTGGCACAACCTCCTGAACTTAGTTTACAGGAATGGGCACGAATTGATGAAGCAGTTGCAGCATTATCGGCAACCGTACGCGCCGAAGTCGTCCAGAAAATCGAGCAACTTCTGGTGCAAATAGCGAAAAATATTGTAGGTTCGCACGTTGTTTGTCCCTATCTTGATGAAAATGAAGGTGCTTGTCGGATTTATGATGCACGTCCGATTGCTTGTCGCACCTATGGCTTTTTTGTTGCTCGTAATGGCAGTGATTACTGCCAAATTATTGAAAAGGAGGTTTTTTCTCGTACTGATGCTGCTACCGATATTGTATGGGGAAATGCGGAATCTATTCATAATGAGATTGAACGAGTTTGTGGAAAACTAATTCCCTTTGATGCCCATTATCAACGTAGTAATTCTTTGTAA
- a CDS encoding SDR family oxidoreductase → MATYLVTGANRGIGYEYCRQLQAKGDRVIAVCRNASKELKQLGVQIEEGFDITSDASVASLRSRLSEIALDVLINNAGILKRVTLEDLDFDSIREQFEVNALGALRVTNALLPNLHAGSKVVLMTSRMGSIGDNTSGSSYGYRMSKVALSMAGKSLSIDLKPRGIAVAILHPGLVQTRMTNFTAGGITPEESVKNLLARIEELTLENTGTFWHANGEVLPW, encoded by the coding sequence ATGGCAACTTATCTAGTCACGGGTGCTAATCGCGGAATAGGTTATGAATACTGTCGCCAATTGCAGGCAAAAGGAGATCGCGTTATTGCTGTCTGTCGCAATGCTTCCAAGGAATTGAAGCAGCTAGGGGTGCAGATCGAGGAAGGATTTGATATTACCTCGGATGCTTCGGTTGCTTCCTTGCGAAGTCGTTTGAGTGAGATTGCGCTTGATGTTTTGATTAACAATGCCGGAATTCTCAAGCGAGTTACTTTGGAAGACTTAGATTTTGACAGTATTCGAGAACAATTTGAGGTCAATGCTTTAGGAGCCTTACGAGTTACCAATGCGCTACTGCCAAATCTCCATGCAGGTTCTAAAGTTGTGTTGATGACAAGTCGGATGGGTTCAATTGGAGATAATACTTCTGGCAGTTCTTACGGTTATCGGATGTCGAAGGTAGCCTTATCAATGGCAGGGAAATCTTTATCTATCGACCTCAAACCGCGTGGGATTGCAGTGGCAATTCTCCATCCAGGTTTAGTGCAAACTCGCATGACAAATTTTACGGCGGGAGGAATTACGCCAGAGGAATCTGTAAAGAATTTGTTGGCGAGGATTGAAGAGTTGACGCTGGAAAATACGGGTACTTTTTGGCACGCTAATGGTGAGGTTTTACCCTGGTAA
- a CDS encoding sensor histidine kinase KdpD → MQMWEQRARDEVSASIHQDSLVLQNSLPKYLNQLVDELSTKIERTPARIASDEIESTRIGKLHGHERAGYADYSLTQLIFEYHILRQVIFQVLEEEAPLGVRERDIIIDSIEQAVNDAATQFSKTLRDIQELFIVTLTHDLRGPINVVKMGTQLIMRRLERGDTHIDVAARMINSIDRLDSMIQNLLDASRLRAGQGLKIEFEECYLDKLVHEVVEDLNFTYGKRFVVVSDSNIKSYCSRKEIRRVIENLVINAVKYGDPSTPITLTLQQFETQICLTIYNEGDPIAPDAQSILFQQFRRTTSAEEQTGWGLGLFLVKSIIEAHQGTIEVESEEGKGTSFIVKLPRFPS, encoded by the coding sequence ATGCAAATGTGGGAGCAACGGGCGCGTGATGAAGTCAGTGCATCAATACACCAGGACTCTCTTGTATTGCAAAATTCGCTACCTAAATACTTAAACCAACTGGTAGATGAACTTTCAACCAAGATTGAAAGGACACCAGCCCGAATCGCATCCGACGAGATAGAAAGCACGCGAATTGGCAAACTGCATGGGCATGAACGGGCGGGCTATGCTGACTACTCCCTGACTCAACTCATTTTCGAGTACCACATCCTACGTCAAGTAATCTTTCAGGTTTTAGAAGAAGAAGCGCCTTTAGGAGTTAGGGAACGAGACATTATTATCGACTCGATTGAGCAAGCCGTTAATGACGCTGCCACTCAATTCTCAAAAACGCTGCGAGATATTCAAGAGTTATTTATCGTGACGCTAACTCACGATCTCAGAGGCCCAATTAATGTTGTGAAAATGGGAACTCAACTGATAATGCGTCGGCTTGAACGAGGAGACACCCACATTGATGTAGCAGCAAGGATGATCAATTCGATTGATCGGTTGGATTCGATGATTCAAAATCTGCTTGATGCGAGTCGGCTGCGGGCAGGACAGGGCTTAAAAATTGAATTTGAAGAATGTTATTTAGACAAGTTAGTCCACGAAGTAGTGGAGGATTTGAACTTCACTTATGGAAAGCGGTTTGTTGTAGTCTCTGATTCTAATATCAAGAGCTATTGCAGCCGTAAAGAAATACGGCGGGTGATTGAAAACTTAGTAATTAATGCTGTGAAATATGGCGATCCTAGCACGCCAATTACACTCACGCTCCAGCAATTTGAAACGCAGATCTGCCTTACCATTTATAATGAAGGCGATCCGATTGCCCCAGACGCTCAATCAATCCTATTTCAACAATTTCGGCGAACCACCTCTGCTGAGGAGCAAACGGGATGGGGATTAGGATTATTTTTGGTAAAGAGTATTATTGAAGCGCATCAAGGGACGATTGAAGTTGAAAGTGAGGAGGGCAAGGGGACAAGCTTTATTGTTAAGTTGCCTAGATTTCCCAGTTAG
- a CDS encoding DEAD/DEAH box helicase, with the protein MIFRNLGLSTDLLRAVADSGYTEPTPIQQQAIPAILKRQDIFASAQTGTGKTAGFTLPLLQLLGTTNPNNGHRKPRALILTPTRELADQVNDSVKTYGKYLSLRSAAVYGGVGIGQQIQIMRRGIDILVATPGRLLDHVAKKTIDLSQIEILVLDECDRMLDMGFINDIRKILAKLPAQRQTLMFSATFSKAIQQLANTLLKSPTQIEVAPRNTAAEQVEQVVHPVDRDRKRELLSYLIRFHNWEQVLVFTRTKHGASRLAEQLAKDGIKSTAIHGNKTQAARTRALQDFKQGKVRVLVATDVASRGLDIDQLPHVVNFELPNVPEDYVHRIGRTGRAGNLGRAVSLVSKDEYPYLKDIERLLNQSLSKEVIPGYEPTAPSQSGPEEPKSKRSKQRRSNWAKSQAPSAPSRPQKSPKAGARSRKRLRTV; encoded by the coding sequence ATGATATTTCGTAACCTCGGTCTCTCGACCGACCTGCTTCGTGCCGTTGCCGACTCTGGCTACACCGAACCAACTCCCATTCAGCAGCAAGCAATTCCCGCCATCCTCAAAAGGCAAGACATTTTCGCCAGCGCCCAAACTGGAACGGGCAAGACGGCTGGCTTTACCCTGCCTCTACTGCAACTTTTGGGTACTACCAACCCCAATAACGGGCATCGCAAGCCTCGCGCCCTCATACTCACCCCCACCCGCGAATTGGCAGATCAGGTCAACGATAGCGTCAAAACCTACGGTAAATACCTGTCCTTGCGGTCAGCAGCAGTCTATGGCGGCGTCGGAATTGGGCAGCAAATTCAAATCATGCGTCGGGGAATTGATATTCTAGTCGCCACGCCCGGTCGGTTGCTCGACCACGTTGCGAAGAAGACCATAGACCTTTCCCAGATAGAGATACTGGTACTGGATGAATGCGATCGGATGTTAGACATGGGCTTCATCAACGATATCCGCAAGATTTTGGCGAAACTGCCCGCACAGAGGCAAACGCTGATGTTTTCTGCCACATTCTCTAAAGCAATCCAGCAGCTTGCCAACACTCTGCTAAAATCTCCAACCCAGATCGAAGTAGCTCCCCGCAATACCGCCGCAGAGCAGGTGGAACAGGTGGTTCATCCTGTTGATCGTGATCGCAAGCGAGAACTCCTTTCTTATCTGATTAGGTTCCACAATTGGGAACAGGTACTCGTCTTCACCCGCACGAAACACGGAGCCAGCCGTCTAGCCGAGCAGCTTGCTAAAGATGGGATCAAAAGCACTGCAATTCATGGCAACAAAACTCAGGCAGCCCGCACCCGTGCGCTGCAAGACTTTAAGCAAGGGAAAGTGCGGGTATTAGTGGCGACCGACGTAGCATCACGGGGACTAGATATAGACCAGCTTCCCCATGTGGTGAACTTTGAACTGCCCAACGTACCAGAAGACTATGTGCATCGCATTGGTCGCACAGGTCGCGCTGGAAACCTTGGACGAGCGGTTTCTCTAGTCTCTAAGGATGAATATCCTTATTTAAAGGACATCGAACGGTTGCTCAATCAAAGCCTGAGCAAAGAAGTGATTCCGGGATACGAGCCAACCGCTCCATCTCAGTCTGGGCCAGAGGAACCGAAGTCTAAGCGATCCAAGCAACGTCGCAGTAATTGGGCAAAATCCCAGGCACCATCGGCACCCAGCCGCCCCCAAAAGTCCCCAAAAGCAGGGGCTCGCTCTCGAAAACGACTCCGCACTGTTTAA